The following proteins are co-located in the Clavibacter capsici genome:
- the rplC gene encoding 50S ribosomal protein L3, producing the protein MSTANRTFTGLLGTKLGMTQVWDENNKLIPVTVVQITPNVVTQVRTPEVDGYGAIQIAYGQIDPRKADKPSTGHFEKAGVTPRRHLTEVRTADFAEYSLGQEITVGAFEPGTKVDVVGTSKGKGFAGVMKRHNFKGVSASHGSHRNHRKPGSIGASSTPSRVFKGMRMAGRMGGERVTVLNLVVHSVDAEKGLLLVKGAVPGARGRIVFVRNAVKGK; encoded by the coding sequence ATGTCTACCGCTAACAGGACTTTCACCGGTCTGCTCGGCACGAAGCTGGGCATGACGCAGGTGTGGGACGAGAACAACAAGCTCATCCCCGTGACCGTCGTGCAGATCACCCCGAACGTCGTCACCCAGGTGCGCACGCCCGAGGTCGACGGCTACGGCGCCATCCAGATCGCCTACGGCCAGATCGACCCCCGCAAGGCCGACAAGCCGAGCACCGGCCACTTCGAGAAGGCCGGCGTCACGCCGCGCCGCCACCTCACCGAGGTCCGCACGGCCGACTTCGCCGAGTACTCGCTCGGCCAGGAGATCACGGTCGGCGCCTTCGAGCCCGGCACCAAGGTCGACGTCGTCGGCACCAGCAAGGGCAAGGGCTTCGCCGGCGTCATGAAGCGCCACAACTTCAAGGGAGTCTCCGCCTCGCACGGTTCGCACCGCAACCACCGCAAGCCCGGCTCCATCGGCGCCTCCTCGACCCCCAGCCGCGTCTTCAAGGGCATGCGCATGGCCGGTCGCATGGGCGGCGAGCGCGTCACCGTGCTGAACCTCGTCGTCCACAGCGTGGACGCCGAGAAGGGCCTCCTGCTCGTCAAGGGCGCAGTGCCCGGCGCGCGTGGCCGCATCGTCTTCGTCCGCAACGCAGTGAAGGGGAAGTAG
- the rpsJ gene encoding 30S ribosomal protein S10 yields the protein MAGQKIRIRLKSYDHSVIDSSARKIVDTVTRAGATVVGPVPLPTEKNVICVIRSPHKYKDSREHFEMRTHKRLIDIVDPTPKAVDSLMRLDLPADVNIEIKL from the coding sequence ATGGCGGGACAGAAGATCCGCATCCGACTTAAGTCGTACGACCACTCGGTCATCGACTCCTCGGCCCGGAAGATCGTCGACACGGTGACCCGCGCGGGCGCCACGGTCGTCGGCCCGGTGCCGCTGCCCACGGAGAAGAACGTGATCTGCGTGATCCGTTCCCCCCACAAGTACAAGGACAGCCGCGAGCACTTCGAGATGCGCACGCACAAGCGTCTGATCGACATCGTCGACCCGACGCCGAAGGCGGTCGACTCGCTCATGCGACTCGACCTCCCGGCCGACGTCAACATCGAGATCAAGCTCTAA